From the Streptomyces nigrescens genome, one window contains:
- a CDS encoding alanine racemase translates to MALTLYVDTARWRAHQQSVLQQFPGLVPVCKGNGYGFGHERLADEATRLGADILAVGTTYEAARIKDFFSGDLLVLTPFRHGEEPVPLPDRAIRSVSSVEGVGGLVGARVVIEVMSSMKRHGVKPEDLPKLATAIEDVRLEGFAIHLPLDRTDGSDAVEEVIGWMDQLRAARLPLHTMFVSHLKADELARLQQQFPQTRFRARIGTRLWLGDHEATEYRGSVLDVTRIAKGERFGYRQQKAASDGYLVVVAGGTSHGVGLESPKALHGVMPRAKGVARAGLATVNRNLAPYVWAGKQRWFAEPPHMQVSILFVPGDAPQPQVGEELVAHLRHTTTQFDRLVDR, encoded by the coding sequence ATGGCGCTCACCCTCTACGTCGACACCGCGCGCTGGCGGGCGCACCAGCAGAGCGTTCTCCAGCAGTTCCCCGGGCTGGTCCCGGTCTGCAAAGGCAACGGCTACGGCTTCGGCCATGAGCGCCTCGCCGACGAGGCGACCCGCCTCGGTGCCGACATCCTCGCGGTCGGGACGACCTACGAGGCGGCCCGCATCAAGGACTTCTTCAGCGGCGATCTGCTCGTCCTGACGCCGTTCCGCCACGGCGAGGAGCCGGTGCCGCTGCCCGACCGGGCGATCCGCTCGGTGTCGTCGGTCGAGGGCGTGGGGGGCCTGGTCGGCGCCCGGGTCGTCATCGAGGTCATGAGCAGCATGAAGCGCCATGGCGTCAAGCCGGAGGACCTGCCGAAGCTGGCCACGGCCATCGAGGACGTCCGGCTCGAAGGCTTCGCGATCCACCTGCCGCTGGACCGCACCGACGGCTCCGACGCGGTCGAAGAGGTCATCGGCTGGATGGACCAGCTCCGCGCCGCCCGCCTCCCGCTGCACACCATGTTCGTCAGCCACCTCAAGGCCGATGAACTGGCCCGTCTCCAGCAGCAGTTCCCCCAGACGCGCTTCCGTGCGCGGATCGGTACCCGGCTGTGGCTCGGCGACCACGAGGCCACCGAGTACCGCGGTTCGGTGCTCGATGTCACCCGGATCGCCAAGGGCGAGCGCTTCGGCTACCGCCAGCAGAAGGCGGCCTCCGACGGCTACTTGGTCGTGGTGGCGGGCGGCACCTCGCACGGTGTCGGCCTGGAGTCGCCCAAGGCGCTGCACGGTGTGATGCCGCGTGCCAAGGGCGTGGCCCGGGCCGGGCTGGCAACCGTGAACCGCAATCTCGCACCGTATGTGTGGGCCGGGAAGCAGCGCTGGTTCGCGGAGCCCCCGCACATGCAGGTGTCGATCCTGTTCGTGCCGGGGGATGCCCCGCAGCCGCAGGTCGGCGAGGAGCTGGTGGCCCATCTGCGGCACACCACCACGCAGTTCGACCGCCTCGTGGACCGCTGA
- a CDS encoding single-stranded DNA-binding protein, with protein MAGETVITVVGNLVDDPELRFTPSGAAVAKFRVASTPRTFDRQTNEWKDGESLFLTCSVWRQAAENVAESLTRGTRVVVQGRLKQRSYEDREGVKRTVYELDVEEVGASLKNATAKITKTSGRGGQGGGGFGGGQQGGGQGGGGWGGGPGGGQQGGGAPADDPWATGGPAGGGQQGGGGGGGGWGGSSGGGYSDEPPF; from the coding sequence ATGGCAGGCGAGACCGTCATCACGGTTGTCGGCAATCTTGTCGACGACCCCGAGCTGCGCTTCACCCCGTCCGGTGCGGCGGTCGCGAAGTTCCGCGTCGCGTCCACTCCCCGCACTTTCGACCGCCAGACCAATGAGTGGAAGGACGGCGAGAGCCTGTTCCTGACCTGCTCGGTGTGGCGTCAGGCGGCGGAAAACGTCGCCGAGTCCCTGACGCGGGGTACCCGCGTGGTCGTCCAGGGCCGCCTCAAGCAGCGGTCGTACGAGGATCGCGAGGGCGTGAAGCGCACGGTCTACGAGCTCGACGTCGAGGAAGTGGGCGCGAGCCTCAAGAACGCCACTGCCAAGATCACCAAGACCAGCGGTCGTGGTGGCCAGGGTGGCGGCGGCTTCGGCGGCGGTCAGCAGGGCGGCGGCCAGGGTGGCGGCGGCTGGGGCGGCGGCCCCGGCGGCGGTCAGCAGGGCGGCGGTGCTCCTGCCGACGACCCGTGGGCGACCGGCGGCCCGGCCGGCGGTGGCCAGCAGGGTGGCGGCGGCGGTGGCGGTGGCTGGGGCGGTAGCTCCGGCGGTGGCTACTCGGACGAGCCGCCCTTCTAG
- the rpsR gene encoding 30S ribosomal protein S18, whose protein sequence is MAKPPARKPKKKVCVFCKEKISYVDYKDTNLLRKFISDRGKIRARRVTGNCTQHQRDVATAVKNSREMALLPYTSTAR, encoded by the coding sequence ATGGCGAAGCCGCCTGCTCGCAAGCCTAAGAAGAAGGTTTGCGTGTTCTGCAAGGAGAAGATCTCCTACGTCGACTACAAGGACACGAACCTGCTGCGGAAGTTCATCTCCGACCGCGGCAAGATCCGTGCCCGCCGGGTCACCGGCAACTGCACTCAGCACCAGCGTGACGTCGCCACGGCTGTGAAGAACAGCCGTGAGATGGCGCTGCTGCCCTACACGTCCACCGCGCGATAA
- the rpsF gene encoding 30S ribosomal protein S6, whose translation MRHYEVMVILDPDLEERAVSPLIENFLSVVREGNGKVEKVDTWGRRRLSYEIKKKPEGIYSVIDLQAEPAVVKELDRQMNLNESVLRTKVLRPETH comes from the coding sequence ATGCGTCACTACGAGGTGATGGTCATCCTCGACCCCGATCTCGAGGAGCGCGCTGTCTCCCCGCTGATCGAGAACTTCCTCTCCGTCGTCCGTGAGGGCAACGGAAAGGTCGAGAAGGTCGACACCTGGGGCCGTCGTCGTCTCTCGTACGAGATCAAGAAGAAGCCCGAGGGCATCTACTCGGTCATCGACCTGCAGGCCGAGCCTGCGGTCGTCAAGGAGCTTGACCGTCAGATGAACCTGAATGAGTCGGTCCTCCGGACCAAGGTCCTCCGTCCCGAGACCCACTGA
- the rplI gene encoding 50S ribosomal protein L9, giving the protein MKIILTHEVSGLGTAGDVVDVKDGYARNYLVPRGFAIRWTKGGEKDVEQIRRGRKIREIATIEQANEVKGRLEGVNVKLAVRAGDAGRLFGSVTPADIASAIKAAGGPDVDKRRVELGSPIKTLGAHQISVRLHAEVVAKLGVEVVAA; this is encoded by the coding sequence ATGAAGATCATCCTCACCCACGAGGTCTCCGGCCTCGGCACCGCCGGCGACGTCGTTGACGTCAAGGACGGGTACGCCCGCAACTACCTGGTCCCGCGTGGTTTCGCGATCCGCTGGACCAAGGGTGGCGAGAAGGACGTCGAGCAGATCCGTCGCGGTCGCAAGATCCGCGAGATCGCCACGATCGAGCAGGCCAACGAGGTCAAGGGCCGGCTCGAGGGCGTCAACGTGAAGCTGGCCGTCCGTGCCGGCGACGCGGGCCGCCTGTTCGGCTCCGTCACCCCGGCCGACATCGCCTCGGCGATCAAGGCTGCCGGTGGTCCGGACGTCGACAAGCGTCGTGTCGAGCTCGGTTCGCCGATCAAGACCCTGGGCGCGCACCAGATCTCCGTGCGTCTGCACGCCGAGGTCGTGGCGAAGCTCGGCGTCGAGGTCGTCGCCGCGTAA
- a CDS encoding glycosyltransferase family 87 protein, with amino-acid sequence MTSVRRDDPVRPTKRDEVAAAGSELIGGPIGRRALLGTHWLTPVRIIALVAIGMFALGMVQKLPCYNGGWFFGATTQYTHACYSDIPHLYAGRGFADGLIPYFDRLPGDMEYLEYPVLTGVFMEVASWMTPHSGGIQHREQIYWLVNAGMLMICAAVIAVCVARTHRRRPWDGLLVALAPAFALTATINWDLLAIALTAAGMLMWSRSRPLAAGVLIGLATAAKLYPVLLLGPLLVLCWRAGAWRAFRKVLTGTVASWLVVNLPVMITHDAAGFHIREGWAKFYTFSQERPIDFGSIWLLISQRTGNPLENANTYATLLMIVGCGAIGLLTLYAPRRPRFAQLAFLVVALFILTNKVYSPQYVLWLTPLAALARPRWRDFLIWQACEVMYFLGIWTYLAYTGSGDKHQGLPTEGYQLAIVLHLLGTLYLCALVVRDILMPERDVVRRDGDDDPSGGVLDRSPDVFVLGRAYHRPRHAVQFQAAPQVRWGAVRD; translated from the coding sequence ATGACGAGCGTGCGACGGGACGATCCGGTACGGCCGACGAAGCGGGATGAGGTGGCGGCCGCCGGCAGCGAGCTGATCGGGGGGCCTATCGGCCGCCGCGCACTGCTCGGGACGCACTGGCTGACGCCGGTGCGGATCATCGCGCTCGTCGCCATCGGCATGTTCGCGCTCGGCATGGTGCAGAAGCTGCCCTGCTACAACGGCGGCTGGTTCTTCGGCGCCACGACCCAGTACACGCACGCCTGCTACTCCGACATCCCCCATCTCTATGCGGGGCGGGGCTTTGCCGATGGGCTGATCCCGTACTTCGACCGGCTGCCCGGCGATATGGAGTATCTCGAGTACCCCGTGCTCACAGGCGTCTTCATGGAGGTCGCCTCCTGGATGACTCCGCACTCCGGGGGGATCCAGCACCGCGAACAGATCTACTGGCTGGTCAACGCCGGCATGCTGATGATCTGCGCCGCTGTCATTGCGGTGTGTGTGGCCCGCACCCACCGCCGCCGCCCCTGGGACGGCCTCCTTGTCGCCCTGGCGCCCGCCTTCGCCCTCACCGCCACCATCAACTGGGATCTGCTAGCCATCGCCCTGACGGCAGCCGGGATGCTGATGTGGTCACGCAGCCGCCCGCTGGCGGCCGGCGTCCTCATCGGGCTGGCCACCGCGGCGAAGCTGTACCCGGTGCTGCTGCTGGGCCCGCTGCTGGTGCTGTGCTGGCGCGCAGGCGCCTGGCGCGCGTTCCGGAAGGTGCTGACCGGTACCGTCGCGTCCTGGCTCGTGGTGAACCTGCCGGTGATGATCACGCATGATGCCGCGGGCTTCCACATCCGGGAGGGCTGGGCGAAGTTCTACACGTTCAGCCAGGAACGGCCCATCGACTTCGGTTCGATCTGGCTCCTGATCTCGCAGCGCACCGGGAACCCCCTGGAGAACGCCAACACCTACGCCACGCTGCTGATGATCGTGGGCTGTGGCGCCATCGGCCTGCTGACGCTCTACGCACCGCGTCGGCCGCGCTTCGCACAGCTCGCGTTCCTCGTCGTCGCGCTGTTCATCCTCACCAACAAGGTCTACTCGCCGCAGTACGTCCTGTGGCTGACCCCGCTCGCCGCGCTGGCCCGGCCGCGTTGGCGGGACTTCCTGATCTGGCAGGCCTGCGAGGTCATGTACTTCCTGGGGATCTGGACGTACCTCGCGTACACAGGAAGCGGCGACAAGCACCAAGGACTGCCGACGGAGGGCTACCAACTGGCCATCGTGCTGCACCTCTTGGGCACGCTCTACCTGTGCGCCCTGGTCGTACGGGACATCCTGATGCCGGAGCGCGATGTAGTCCGCAGGGACGGGGACGACGATCCCTCGGGCGGAGTCCTGGACCGCAGCCCCGATGTGTTCGTGCTCGGACGGGCCTACCACCGGCCCCGGCATGCGGTGCAGTTCCAGGCGGCGCCCCAGGTGCGCTGGGGCGCCGTACGGGACTGA
- a CDS encoding lipid II:glycine glycyltransferase FemX yields the protein MSLTLRTISREQHLAYIQSLPAASHMQVPAWADVKAEWRSESLGWFDPSGEMVGAGLVLYRQVPKVKRYLAYLPEGPVINWYAPNLEDWLQPMLAHLKQEGAFTVKMGPPVIIRRWDSQAIKAGIQNPDVKRLRDVEATHIEPRAFEVADKLRRMGWQQGEDGGAGFADVQPRYVFQVPLADRSLEEVHKGFNQLWRRNIKKAEKAGVEVVQGGYDDLAEWQRLYEITAVRDHFRPRPLSYFQRMWSALNAEDPNRMRLYFARHNGVNLSAATMLVVGGHVWYSYGASDNIGREVRPSNAMQWKMLQDSYALGASVYDLRGISDSLDENDHLFGLIQFKVGTGGQAAEYLGEWDFPLNKLLHKAFDLYMARR from the coding sequence ATGAGCCTGACCCTGAGGACCATCAGCCGAGAGCAGCATCTGGCATATATCCAGAGTCTGCCCGCGGCCAGCCACATGCAGGTCCCCGCCTGGGCGGACGTCAAGGCCGAATGGCGTTCGGAGAGCCTGGGCTGGTTCGACCCGAGCGGCGAGATGGTCGGCGCCGGACTGGTCCTGTACCGCCAGGTGCCCAAGGTCAAGCGCTACCTCGCGTACCTCCCCGAGGGCCCGGTCATCAACTGGTACGCGCCGAACCTGGAGGACTGGCTGCAGCCGATGCTCGCGCATCTCAAGCAGGAGGGTGCCTTCACGGTGAAGATGGGCCCGCCGGTCATCATCCGCCGCTGGGACTCCCAGGCCATCAAGGCCGGCATCCAGAACCCGGACGTCAAGCGGCTCCGGGACGTCGAGGCGACCCACATCGAGCCGCGCGCCTTCGAGGTGGCCGACAAGCTGCGCCGCATGGGCTGGCAGCAGGGCGAGGACGGCGGCGCCGGCTTCGCCGACGTACAGCCGCGCTATGTCTTCCAGGTGCCGCTGGCCGACCGTTCGCTGGAAGAGGTCCACAAGGGCTTCAACCAGCTGTGGCGCCGCAACATCAAAAAGGCCGAGAAGGCCGGTGTCGAGGTGGTCCAGGGCGGCTACGACGACCTGGCCGAGTGGCAGCGTCTCTACGAGATCACCGCGGTGCGTGACCACTTCCGGCCGCGTCCGCTCAGCTACTTCCAGCGCATGTGGTCGGCCCTCAACGCCGAGGACCCCAACCGCATGCGGCTGTACTTCGCCCGCCACAACGGCGTGAACCTGTCGGCCGCGACGATGCTCGTCGTCGGCGGGCACGTCTGGTACTCCTACGGGGCCTCGGACAACATCGGCCGTGAGGTCCGGCCCTCCAACGCGATGCAGTGGAAGATGCTGCAGGACTCCTACGCGCTCGGCGCCTCGGTCTACGACCTCCGCGGCATCAGCGACTCGCTCGACGAGAACGACCACCTCTTCGGCCTGATCCAGTTCAAGGTCGGCACAGGTGGGCAGGCAGCGGAGTACCTCGGTGAGTGGGACTTCCCGCTCAACAAGCTTCTGCACAAGGCGTTCGACCTCTACATGGCGCGCCGCTGA
- a CDS encoding MATE family efflux transporter → MTLAPATPRRTGRRHDREIIALALPAFGSLVAEPLFVMVDSAVIGHLGTPQLAGLGVAAALLTTAVSVFVFLAYATTAAVARRVGAGDLPAAIRQGMDGIWLALLLGAAVIAAVLPTAPWLVEAFGASDTAAPYATTYLRISALGIPAMLVVLAATGVLRGLQDTKTPLYVALGGFSANAALNIGLVYGAGLGIAGSAWGTVIAQCGMAAVYLAVVVRGARRHGASLRPDAAGIRASAQAGVPLLVRTLSLRAVLMIATAVAARLGDAEIAAHQIVLTLWSLLAFALDAIAIAGQAIIGRYLGAGDRDGARAACRRMIQWGIVSGLVLGVLVALARPLFIPLFTADPAVQGPLLATLLVVAVTQPVSGIVFILDGVLMGAGDGPYLAWAMVATLALFAPVALAVPLLGGGLVALWWAMTLMMTVRMLTLWLRTRSGRWIVTGASR, encoded by the coding sequence ATGACCCTGGCTCCCGCGACACCGCGCCGCACCGGCCGCCGCCATGACCGCGAGATCATCGCCCTCGCGCTGCCCGCCTTCGGCTCACTGGTCGCGGAACCTCTCTTCGTCATGGTCGACAGCGCCGTCATCGGCCACCTCGGCACTCCCCAGCTCGCCGGCCTCGGTGTGGCGGCCGCCCTGCTGACCACCGCCGTCTCCGTCTTCGTCTTCCTCGCCTACGCCACCACCGCCGCGGTCGCCCGCCGGGTGGGCGCCGGCGACCTGCCCGCCGCCATCCGCCAGGGCATGGACGGCATCTGGCTCGCCCTGCTGCTCGGCGCCGCCGTCATCGCGGCGGTACTGCCCACCGCCCCCTGGCTCGTCGAGGCCTTCGGCGCCTCCGACACCGCCGCCCCGTACGCCACGACCTACCTCCGCATCAGCGCGCTCGGCATCCCCGCGATGCTCGTCGTGCTCGCCGCCACCGGCGTGCTCCGCGGCCTCCAGGACACCAAGACCCCCCTCTACGTCGCCCTCGGCGGCTTCTCCGCCAACGCCGCGCTCAACATCGGCCTGGTCTACGGCGCCGGCCTCGGCATCGCGGGCTCCGCCTGGGGCACCGTCATCGCCCAGTGCGGCATGGCCGCGGTCTACCTCGCCGTCGTCGTCCGCGGCGCGCGACGGCACGGGGCCTCGCTGCGTCCCGACGCCGCCGGAATCCGTGCCTCGGCCCAGGCCGGTGTGCCGCTGCTGGTCCGTACGCTCTCGCTGCGCGCTGTGCTGATGATCGCGACCGCCGTCGCCGCCCGGCTCGGCGACGCCGAGATCGCCGCCCACCAGATCGTGCTCACGCTGTGGTCCCTGCTGGCCTTCGCGCTGGACGCGATAGCCATCGCCGGGCAGGCCATCATAGGCCGCTACCTCGGCGCCGGGGATCGCGACGGCGCCAGGGCCGCCTGCCGCCGCATGATCCAGTGGGGCATCGTCTCGGGCCTGGTCCTCGGTGTCCTGGTCGCGCTCGCCCGCCCGCTGTTCATCCCCCTGTTCACCGCCGACCCGGCCGTGCAGGGCCCGCTGCTCGCCACGCTCCTGGTCGTGGCCGTGACCCAGCCGGTCTCCGGCATCGTCTTCATCCTCGACGGCGTGCTGATGGGAGCGGGGGACGGCCCCTATCTCGCCTGGGCCATGGTCGCGACGCTGGCCCTGTTCGCGCCGGTGGCTCTGGCCGTCCCGCTGCTCGGCGGCGGACTGGTCGCCCTGTGGTGGGCAATGACCCTGATGATGACCGTGCGAATGCTGACCCTGTGGCTGCGCACCCGCTCGGGCCGGTGGATTGTGACCGGAGCCTCCCGCTGA
- a CDS encoding transglycosylase domain-containing protein has product MSEHRRKPPQPQSGGRAAARRAAQQPSGRRAAPSRGSAAGSAAHSEPSGHEPRQGGRADARRAAQRGGRRRSSDAAMASGDGAGGRGGGGRRGGGGGGPEGGRGRGRGGGNPAKKRFIDYPRANRVGWRRFVPSWKQVTTLCVGFIGLIVGASGVALALVNVPSESAAAKSQNNVYLWADGKVMARDGETNRQNVTINEIPLEMQKAAIAAENASFRTDSGVDPMGIARALVNMAKGGETQGGSTITQQYVKNAMLSQEQTLDRKFKELFIAIKVGWSKSKDQILQGYLNTSYYGRGAYGIQAAAQAYYGVDAEKLDANQSAFLATVLKGADLYDPAGGTSPGATRAANTKRAKARWSWILDREVENGLLSKAQRNKYRGHFPKPHLPKPVASKSGQIGYMMDTAKKYVLKHSGLSEAQFDKGGYTIHTTFNSKKTAQLESAVKNVNKRYIDPKKRAKDKFVQFGGASVVPGDGKIVALYGGEGYDKGHFSNNADTFGVPVGSTWKPFVLAAAMKDGTAKSNGVPIRQDSRYNGDDHLKVKDAEGGYVKRRDGSFFFQENESDHPWGYISLTKAMEQSVNTPFVQLGMDVGMAKVRSMAQAAGISEASFDKNLNPSFALGTSTPSAIRMADAYATFAQSGTKVEPYSVTQVTYKGRDLDGFEKPQSETAMDANIANNVTKVLENVIDNGTAKEAKRLNMPAAGKTGTTDENKSAWFVGYTKQLSTAITMFREDAGNPRQLSMNGVGGFDSIHGGALPTEVWTEYMLQAMKGVTPESFPPATPIGQRFDQEGMPTPTPTPTPSDTPSSSPSESPSESVPPTNSPSPTPTDTCSPWDLECRNSGGASNGGGNGNGAGGPGGGPGGTSPTPDPTDATDSGGWLGGPNG; this is encoded by the coding sequence ATGAGCGAGCACCGTCGCAAACCGCCACAGCCGCAGAGTGGCGGACGTGCCGCGGCCCGACGCGCCGCACAGCAGCCATCGGGGCGCCGTGCCGCCCCTTCCCGTGGCTCCGCTGCCGGTTCTGCCGCCCACTCCGAGCCGTCCGGCCACGAGCCGCGGCAGGGTGGGCGTGCCGACGCCCGTAGAGCCGCCCAGCGTGGTGGCCGCCGGCGGTCGTCCGATGCCGCGATGGCCTCCGGCGATGGCGCCGGAGGCCGTGGTGGCGGTGGCCGTCGCGGCGGTGGCGGCGGTGGTCCCGAGGGAGGCCGTGGCCGCGGTCGCGGCGGCGGGAATCCTGCCAAGAAGCGTTTCATCGACTACCCGCGGGCCAACCGCGTCGGCTGGCGGCGCTTCGTACCGTCGTGGAAACAGGTCACGACCCTGTGCGTCGGATTCATAGGGCTGATCGTGGGTGCCTCCGGCGTCGCGCTGGCCCTGGTGAACGTGCCCAGCGAGAGTGCCGCCGCCAAGTCGCAGAACAACGTCTACCTCTGGGCCGACGGCAAGGTCATGGCGCGTGACGGTGAGACGAACCGGCAGAACGTCACGATCAACGAGATTCCGCTCGAGATGCAGAAAGCGGCGATCGCCGCGGAGAACGCGTCGTTCCGGACGGACTCGGGCGTGGACCCGATGGGCATCGCACGTGCGCTGGTCAACATGGCCAAGGGCGGCGAGACCCAGGGCGGATCGACCATCACTCAGCAGTACGTGAAGAACGCGATGCTGAGCCAGGAGCAGACCCTTGACCGTAAGTTCAAGGAGCTGTTCATCGCGATCAAGGTCGGCTGGTCGAAGAGCAAGGACCAGATCCTTCAGGGGTATCTGAACACCAGCTACTACGGCCGCGGGGCGTACGGGATCCAGGCAGCGGCTCAGGCGTACTACGGAGTGGACGCCGAAAAGCTGGACGCGAACCAGAGCGCCTTCCTGGCCACCGTGCTCAAGGGCGCGGATCTGTACGACCCGGCGGGCGGCACCAGCCCGGGGGCCACGCGGGCGGCGAACACCAAGCGCGCCAAGGCGCGGTGGTCCTGGATTCTCGACCGGGAGGTCGAGAACGGCCTCCTGTCCAAGGCGCAGCGGAACAAGTACCGGGGGCACTTCCCCAAGCCGCATCTGCCGAAGCCGGTGGCCAGCAAGAGCGGTCAGATCGGCTACATGATGGACACCGCGAAGAAGTACGTGCTGAAGCACTCGGGTCTCAGCGAAGCCCAGTTCGACAAGGGCGGCTACACGATCCACACGACCTTCAACTCGAAGAAGACCGCCCAGCTCGAGTCCGCGGTCAAGAACGTCAACAAGCGGTACATCGACCCGAAGAAGCGCGCAAAGGACAAATTCGTCCAGTTCGGCGGTGCCTCAGTGGTGCCGGGCGACGGCAAGATCGTCGCCCTGTACGGCGGCGAGGGCTACGACAAGGGGCACTTCAGCAACAACGCGGACACCTTCGGTGTGCCGGTCGGCTCGACCTGGAAGCCGTTCGTGCTCGCGGCGGCGATGAAGGACGGAACGGCCAAGAGCAACGGGGTGCCGATCAGGCAGGACAGTCGCTACAACGGTGACGACCACCTCAAGGTGAAGGACGCCGAGGGGGGGTACGTCAAGAGGAGGGACGGCTCGTTCTTCTTCCAGGAGAACGAGAGCGACCATCCGTGGGGCTATATCTCGTTGACCAAGGCGATGGAGCAGTCCGTCAACACTCCGTTCGTGCAGCTCGGCATGGATGTGGGGATGGCGAAGGTCCGGAGCATGGCGCAGGCCGCGGGTATCTCGGAGGCCAGCTTCGACAAGAACCTGAACCCCTCCTTCGCGCTGGGCACCTCCACACCGAGCGCGATTCGTATGGCCGATGCCTATGCCACATTCGCCCAGTCCGGGACGAAGGTGGAGCCGTATTCGGTGACGCAGGTGACGTACAAGGGCCGGGACCTCGATGGTTTCGAGAAGCCTCAGAGCGAAACGGCGATGGATGCCAACATCGCCAACAACGTGACCAAGGTGCTGGAGAACGTCATCGACAACGGCACGGCGAAGGAAGCCAAGCGGCTGAACATGCCGGCGGCGGGCAAGACCGGCACCACCGACGAGAACAAGTCGGCCTGGTTCGTCGGCTACACCAAGCAGCTGTCGACGGCCATCACGATGTTCCGTGAGGACGCGGGGAATCCGCGCCAGCTGTCCATGAACGGTGTCGGTGGCTTTGACTCGATCCACGGTGGTGCGCTGCCCACCGAGGTGTGGACCGAGTACATGCTGCAGGCGATGAAGGGTGTCACCCCGGAGTCCTTCCCTCCGGCCACGCCCATCGGGCAGCGGTTTGACCAGGAAGGCATGCCGACGCCGACGCCGACTCCCACGCCGTCGGACACTCCGTCGAGCTCGCCGTCGGAGTCTCCCAGCGAGTCCGTTCCCCCGACGAACTCTCCGAGCCCGACCCCGACCGACACCTGCTCCCCCTGGGATCTGGAATGCCGGAACAGCGGTGGGGCGAGTAACGGCGGAGGTAACGGAAATGGCGCGGGTGGTCCCGGCGGTGGCCCCGGCGGCACGAGTCCGACGCCTGACCCGACGGATGCGACAGACAGCGGAGGCTGGCTCGGCGGCCCGAACGGCTGA
- a CDS encoding trypsin-like serine peptidase: protein MLPLTFVVIVAAAVVGYATEEADTNSSSGGGRSSFGKSGEAGQDPQDQDPAATAPADDGNAYTPRRTEQNARVGAVFEKDDSGDHFCTASVVQSPGRNMLITAAHCAFDSDGKTPVNDLVFAPDYRDGDEPTGLWKVKKVILDDRWAKSNDEDLDVAFLVLDKKKGKEIQDVLGGNTLGIDRGYDNEVKITGYPTSRDTPISCQNRTTKFSDTQLRIRCTDFEGGTSGSPWLADYDPKSHTGTVIGVLGGHKGGGDEDDVSFAAYFDDDIAALYKRAQDED, encoded by the coding sequence GTGCTGCCCCTGACGTTCGTCGTCATCGTGGCTGCTGCTGTGGTGGGGTACGCCACGGAGGAAGCCGACACGAACAGCAGCAGCGGTGGCGGCCGCAGCAGCTTCGGCAAATCCGGCGAGGCGGGCCAGGATCCCCAGGACCAGGATCCCGCCGCGACGGCCCCGGCCGATGACGGCAATGCGTACACCCCGCGCCGGACCGAGCAGAACGCCCGGGTCGGTGCGGTCTTCGAGAAGGACGACTCCGGCGACCACTTCTGCACCGCGAGCGTGGTGCAGAGTCCGGGCCGGAACATGCTCATCACCGCAGCGCACTGCGCCTTCGACAGCGACGGCAAAACCCCGGTGAACGACCTGGTCTTCGCCCCCGACTACCGCGACGGCGATGAGCCCACCGGCCTGTGGAAGGTCAAGAAGGTGATCCTCGACGACCGCTGGGCCAAGTCCAACGACGAAGATCTCGATGTCGCCTTCCTCGTCCTCGACAAGAAGAAGGGCAAGGAGATCCAGGACGTCCTGGGCGGGAACACCCTCGGGATCGACCGTGGCTACGACAACGAGGTCAAGATCACCGGCTACCCCACCAGCCGTGACACCCCGATCTCCTGCCAGAACCGCACCACGAAGTTCAGCGACACCCAGCTGCGCATCCGGTGCACCGACTTCGAGGGCGGTACGAGCGGCAGCCCCTGGCTCGCCGACTACGACCCCAAGAGCCACACCGGCACGGTCATCGGCGTCCTGGGCGGCCACAAAGGCGGCGGCGACGAGGACGATGTCTCCTTCGCTGCGTACTTCGACGACGACATCGCCGCGCTCTACAAGCGAGCCCAGGACGAGGACTGA